A genomic segment from Spongiibacter sp. IMCC21906 encodes:
- the glmU gene encoding bifunctional UDP-N-acetylglucosamine diphosphorylase/glucosamine-1-phosphate N-acetyltransferase GlmU: protein MSLEIVILAAGKGTRMKSSQPKVLHKLAGKSLLQWAIEAALQVGAEKIHVVVGHGADQVKQAIDIPQVNWVEQREQNGTGHAVAQALPHISKDATVAVLYGDVPLISAATLQDLLNKVSDQSLALLTASLDNPNGYGRIVRNNNGDVIRIVEQKDAGAEQLTINEVNTGILAASASSFNRWLPALKSDNAQGEYYLTDTIAMAVSEGYQIAVAQPTSELEIQGVNSRVQLQELERALQLRRAQQLMEAGVTLADAGRIDIRGTLSCASDVSIDVNCVFEGNVEIAENCKIGPNCVLVDCKIEEGVEVKANSMIEDSHLAANCIIGPFARLRPGTVLAEEVRIGNFVEVKKSTFAKGSKANHLSYIGDSELGSGVNVGAGTITCNYDGVNKHQTKVGDNAFIGSNTALVAPVNVGVGATIGAGSTITGNIADGELAVARGKQRNITGWKRPTKKQP, encoded by the coding sequence ATGTCACTGGAAATCGTCATCCTCGCCGCCGGAAAAGGCACCCGTATGAAGTCAAGCCAGCCCAAGGTGCTGCATAAACTTGCTGGCAAATCCCTGCTGCAATGGGCAATCGAAGCTGCGTTGCAAGTAGGTGCAGAAAAGATCCATGTGGTGGTCGGTCACGGTGCAGATCAGGTAAAACAAGCGATTGATATACCCCAGGTAAACTGGGTGGAGCAACGTGAACAGAACGGCACCGGCCACGCCGTGGCACAAGCACTGCCACATATCTCTAAGGACGCAACGGTTGCTGTATTATACGGCGATGTTCCCTTAATCTCGGCCGCTACGCTGCAGGATTTATTGAACAAAGTAAGCGATCAGAGCTTGGCGCTGCTGACGGCAAGCCTCGATAATCCCAATGGCTACGGACGTATTGTTCGCAATAATAATGGCGATGTTATTCGCATTGTTGAGCAAAAAGATGCCGGTGCAGAACAGCTGACCATCAATGAAGTGAACACAGGCATTCTTGCCGCGTCGGCGTCCTCCTTTAACCGCTGGTTGCCTGCCCTGAAGTCAGATAATGCTCAAGGCGAATATTATCTTACTGACACCATTGCAATGGCTGTGTCTGAGGGCTATCAGATTGCAGTGGCGCAACCCACTAGCGAACTGGAGATTCAGGGTGTCAACAGTCGGGTGCAGCTTCAGGAGCTTGAACGAGCATTGCAGTTGCGCCGTGCCCAACAATTGATGGAAGCGGGCGTCACCCTGGCAGATGCTGGCAGAATTGATATTCGTGGCACCTTGTCCTGCGCATCTGATGTGAGCATAGATGTGAACTGTGTGTTTGAAGGCAATGTAGAAATTGCCGAGAACTGTAAAATAGGTCCCAACTGTGTATTGGTAGACTGCAAGATAGAAGAGGGGGTAGAAGTGAAAGCCAACTCCATGATCGAAGACAGTCACCTTGCCGCCAATTGTATCATCGGTCCCTTTGCTCGATTGCGTCCTGGCACCGTGTTGGCTGAAGAGGTTCGCATTGGTAACTTTGTTGAGGTAAAAAAATCCACCTTTGCCAAAGGCAGCAAAGCCAATCACCTAAGCTATATTGGTGACAGTGAGCTAGGCAGTGGTGTCAATGTTGGTGCCGGTACCATTACTTGCAACTATGACGGCGTAAACAAACATCAAACTAAAGTGGGTGACAATGCCTTTATCGGCTCTAATACGGCATTGGTTGCGCCGGTCAATGTTGGTGTCGGCGCGACCATTGGCGCAGGCTCCACCATAACCGGCAATATTGCCGACGGCGAACTGGCCGTTGCCCGAGGCAAACAGCGTAATATTACAGGTTGGAAGCGGCCAACTAAAAAACAGCCGTAA
- a CDS encoding transporter: MHGLKRFLLHFFLPIFIVNGFLSSSLHALELDPADFIAAPPGTNLVLMYNQFSSFNSLYSDGNKLPINAGLRTNVNLLRVVHFMEYKGITFDPQFILPFGRLEGRRDNSNLGGEGGTGDLLITAAAWLVNKPASGQYFTIIPYLFLPTGSYDKRSPLNLGENRYKVALQAGGTVALGPRYLVDYAADVSYFGDNDEFGPTSQLLEQAPLYQLQTKLSRIINGHWKISTGLTYTYGGEEKVSGVALENEKNDWRFEVGATLNITPAHQIIALYKRDLKVENGFRMDHGLYLRFLYAF; encoded by the coding sequence ATGCATGGCTTGAAACGTTTTCTCCTCCACTTTTTTCTTCCAATTTTTATCGTTAACGGTTTTCTTTCATCTTCGCTTCACGCACTGGAACTTGATCCGGCTGATTTTATTGCAGCACCACCCGGTACCAACCTAGTACTAATGTACAACCAGTTTTCCAGCTTCAATTCTCTATACAGTGATGGCAACAAACTGCCCATTAATGCAGGGCTTCGTACTAATGTTAATCTGCTCCGGGTCGTACATTTTATGGAATATAAGGGGATAACCTTTGATCCCCAATTTATCCTGCCTTTTGGTCGCCTGGAGGGCCGTAGAGATAACTCGAATTTAGGCGGTGAAGGTGGCACTGGCGACCTGTTAATTACTGCAGCAGCCTGGTTGGTTAATAAGCCTGCCAGTGGCCAATACTTTACTATTATCCCCTACCTGTTTTTACCCACTGGCAGCTACGATAAACGCTCCCCTTTAAATCTTGGTGAAAACCGCTACAAAGTGGCTTTGCAAGCCGGGGGGACTGTTGCGCTTGGTCCACGTTATCTTGTGGATTATGCCGCTGATGTCAGCTACTTTGGTGACAATGATGAGTTTGGACCGACATCACAGTTACTTGAACAAGCTCCCTTGTATCAATTGCAAACAAAGCTAAGTCGCATCATTAATGGCCATTGGAAAATTAGTACCGGCTTAACGTATACCTATGGCGGCGAAGAAAAAGTATCTGGGGTTGCGCTTGAGAATGAGAAAAATGATTGGCGTTTTGAAGTGGGAGCTACCCTGAATATCACTCCGGCGCATCAAATCATCGCCCTCTATAAACGTGACTTAAAGGTCGAGAATGGTTTCCGCATGGATCATGGTCTTTATCTACGGTTTCTGTACGCCTTTTAA